The following are from one region of the Corylus avellana chromosome ca1, CavTom2PMs-1.0 genome:
- the LOC132186352 gene encoding U-box domain-containing protein 44-like — translation MVLVTKWQGAYYPTRTAPTEVIAVSYAFNNQIFEMRNCSCVLEGDIICWLNNAGESERPQESYFLERFACGGDCLSRPGPSSQVAPRAFYLLSTASSKSHSSLLKYGNDEEFKFALWGLNELIGSQKVSNELINDEGVIPILFNRLGSSKPYNRLAIIQVLRRMAWKNAENKEKMVDAGYLSLLVKSLTRDVEERREAVGLLLDLSDLIAVRRRMGRIQGCIVMFVAMLNGDDPVASRNAGKLLNTLSSNTLNALHMAEAGYFKPIVQYLKEGSDMSKILMATALSRMELTDQFRAALGEDGAIEPLVKMFNAGKLESKLSALSALQNLSIVTENIQRLVSSGIVVPLLQLLFSVTSVLMTLREPASAILARIAQSESILFNQDVAQQMLSLLNLSSPVIQCHLLQALNNIAAHSSAAKVRRKMKENGAIQLLVPLLKENNSKIRSGALNLIYTLSKDLPEELTEQLGETNISCIVNIASSSTSEDEKAAAVGLLSNLPISDRKATDILKRENLLPILISITSSSIATSTPTTCWLVESVAGVLIRFTNPSDKKLQLLSAEHGVIPLLLKLLSSESPVAKCRAATSLTQLSQNTLSLRKSRNSRKSMWSCVPPSADAYCEVHDGYCYVNSTFCLVKAGAISPLVQILEGKDRQADEAVLSALSTLLQDEIWENGSNCVAKTAGIQAIIKVLESGNVKAQEKALWILERILRVDEYRVQYGESAQVVLIDVAQNGDPRLKPTVAKLLAQLELLQIQSSYF, via the exons ATGGTTTTGGTAACAAAATGGCAGGGGGCCTACTATCCAACCCGCACTGCCCCAACTGAAGTTATTGCTGTTTCTTATGCCTTCAATAATCAAATTTTTGAGATGAGAAATTGCAGCTGTGTATTAGAGGGTGATATTATCTGTTGGCTAAATAATGCAG GTGAAAGTGAAAGGCCTCAAGAAAGTTATTTTTTAGAGAGATTTGCATGTGGTGGTGACTGTCTTTCTCGACCAGGACCTTCCTCTCAAGTGGCACCTAGAGCCTTTTATCTCTTAAGCACGGCTTCTTCTAAATCACATTCTAGCTTG CTCAAGTATGGTAACGatgaagaatttaaatttgCACTTTGGGGATTGAATGAGTTGATTGGAAGCCAAAAGGTTAGTAATGAATTGATTAATGACGAAGGGGTTATTCCAATTCTGTTTAATCGTTTAGGTTCAAGCAAGCCATACAATAGGTTGGCTATAATTCAAGTACTAAGAAGAATGGCTTGGAAGAATGCTGAGAACAAG GAGAAAATGGTGGATGCTGGGTACTTGTCATTGCTGGTGAAGTCTTTGACAAGGGATGTGGAAGAGAGGAGGGAAGCTGTGGGGCTGTTGCTAGATCTCTCAGATCTCATAGCGGTTAGGCGGCGGATGGGTAGAATTCAAGGGTGTATTGTTATGTTCGTTGCGATGCTAAATGGGGATGACCCTGTTGCTTCTCGAAATGCAGGTAAGTTGTTAAATACTCTTTCAAGCAATACTCTGAATGCACTTCATATGGCAGAAGCCGGTTACTTCAAGCCAATAGTGCAGTACCTAAAGGAAG GTTCTGACATGAGTAAGATTCTCATGGCAACTGCACTATCAAGGATGGAGCTCACAGATCAGTTTAGAGCTGCCCTTGGAGAAGATGGGGCAATTGAACCCCTTGTGAAGATGTTTAATGCAGGGAAGCTGGAATCTAAATTATCAGCTTTAAGTGCGTTGCAAAATTTGTCCATCGTGACAGAAAACATTCAACGCTTGGTTAGTTCGGGCATAGTGGTGCCTCTGCTTCAGCTCCTTTTTTCTGTGACTTCTGTGCTCATGACTCTTCGGGAACCAGCATCGGCTATTCTTGCAAGGATTGCTCAGTCAGAATCTATTCTTTTTAACCAAGATGTAGCTCAGCAGATGCTCTCACTTCTGAATCTTTCCAGTCCAGTAATTCAGTGTCATCTCTTACAAGCACTCAACAACATTGCCGCCCATTCAAGTGCAGCCAAagttagaagaaaaatgaaggaaaatggTGCAATTCAGCTTCTCGTGCCCCTTCTCAAggaaaataactcaaaaatcaGGAGTGGTGCCTTGAATTTGATTTACACTCTCTCCAAAGATTTACCAGAAGAGTTAACTGAACAGCTAGGAGAAACCAATATTAGTTGCATTGTCAATATTGCCTCATCATCAACATCTGAGGACGAAAAAGCTGCAGCAGTTGGCTTACTTAGCAATCTCCCCATTAGTGATAGGAAAGCAACTGATATACTTAAGAGGGAAAATTTGCTTCCAATATTGATCTCCATTACCAGTTCAAGCATTGCAACTTCAACACCCACAACATGCTGGTTAGTAGAGAGTGTTGCAGGTGTATTGATTAGATTCACAAATCCTTCTGATAAGAAATTACAGCTTCTCTCAGCAGAACATGGGGTGATTCCTTTGCTTTTGAAATTGCTCTCGAGCGAGTCACCGGTTGCAAAGTGTAGAGCAGCAACCTCACTAACTCAGTTATCACAGAATACACTGTCACTTAGAAAGTCTAGAAATTCGAGAAAGTCAATGTGGTCGTGTGTTCCTCCTTCTGCAGATGCATATTGTGAAGTTCATGATGGCTACTGCTATGTTAACAGCACATTTTGCTTGGTCAAGGCAGGTGCTATTTCCCCACTGGTCCAAATATTGGAAGGTAAAGATAGGCAAGCAGATGAAGCTGTTCTCAGTGCCCTTTCAACTCTCTTGCAAGATGAAATTTGGGAGAATGGAAGCAATTGTGTTGCCAAAACGGCAGGCATTCAAGCCATAATAAAAGTTTTAGAATCAGGGAATGTAAAGGCTCAGGAGAAAGCACTATGGATATTAGAGAGGATTTTAAGGGTCGACGAATACAGAGTGCAGTATGGGGAATCTGCTCAGGTAGTGCTTATTGATGTAGCCCAGAATGGTGATCCCAGATTAAAACCAACAGTTGCAAAATTATTGGCACAGCTGGAGCTCCTGCAGATTCAGTCTAGTTACTTCTGA